The proteins below come from a single Kryptolebias marmoratus isolate JLee-2015 linkage group LG12, ASM164957v2, whole genome shotgun sequence genomic window:
- the ints1 gene encoding integrator complex subunit 1 isoform X3: MNRTKPTTLRRPSTAKPSGDFIALGSKNQAAEPKAPPVLLKPASTGLPADRKRETTSTLPSSSGLSNLSKRSKLSTTPPVSALGRLADVAAVDKRAISPSIKEPSVVPIEVSPAVLLDEIEAAESEGNDDRIEGLLCGAVKQLKMNRAKPDTTLYLSLMFLAKIKPNVFATEGIIEALCSLLRRDASINFKAKGNSLVSVLTCNLLMAAYEEDENWPEIFVKVYIEDSLGERIWVDSSHCKNFVDNIQTAFGTKMPPKSMLLQADTGRSAGDLSAGNSPHPSIPDEDDSQTELLIAEEKLSPEDEGQVMPRYEELAESVEDYVLDVLKDQLNRRQPMDNVSRNLLRLLTATCGYKEARYLAVQRLEMWLQNPKLTRPAQDLLMSLCMNCNTHGADDMEVISSLIKIRLKPKVLLNHYMLCVRELLNAHRDNLGTMVKLVIFNELSNARNPNNMQVLHTVLQHSPEQAPKFLAMVFQDLLTNKDDYLRASRALLREIIKQTKHEINFQSFCFGLMQERKETSYVEMEFKERFVIQVTDLLTVSMMLGITAQVKEAGIAWDKGEKKNLEVLRSFQNQIASIQRDAVWWLHTVVPTISKTGAKDYIHCLHKVLFTEQPETYYKWDNWPPESDRNFFLRLCSEVPLLEDTLMRILVIGLSRDLPLGPADAMELADHLVKRAAAVQSDDLEVLKVERIQLIDAVLNLCTYHHPENIQLPAGYQPPNLAISTLYWKAWLLLLVVAAFNPQKIGLAAWDGYPTLKMLMEMVMTNNYTYPPCTITDEDTKTEMINRELQISQREKQEILAFESHLAAASTKQTITESNSLLLSQLTSLDPQGPPRRPPPQVQEQIKSLNQSLRLGHLLCRSRNPDFLLNIIQRQASSQSMPWLADLVQSSEGSLDVLPVQCLCEFLLHDAADDSLLVEDDEEGESKEQKAKKRQRQQKQRQLLGRLQDLLLGPTADEQTTCEVLDYFLRRLSSSQVASRVLAMKGLSLVLSEGGLKDGEERDQPMEEDSADAELLPGYQWLLQDLPKLPLFDSVRGMTSTALQQAIHMETDPQTISAYLIYLSQHAPVEEQAAHNDLSLDIARLIVERSTIMNSLFSKHSSRPESDAVLSAFLTIFSTYIRRMRKTKEGEDLYSWSESQDQVFLRWTTGETATMHILVVHAMVILLTLGPPKGESDFHALLDIWFPEKKPLPTAFLVDTSEEALLLPDWLKLRMIRSEVSRLVDAALQDLEPQQLLLFVQSFGIPVSSMSKLLQYLDQAVSHDPETLEQNIMDKHYMAHLVEVQHERGATGGHTFHSLLSSSLPPHRDSLETTKAKARVETPHSSVKMRTATQLPAVGPEDDLTGMLLQIFPPKVDPRWHGPPPSQLALALQQSLAKELMRAKQSQIQQGGLAFRLLQAITALLTSTHAGPIVMAMHRSHALSCPLMRQLHLYQRLVSQDVAFSSLFLKVIVEMLMWLDNPTVEVSPLKTLLKSFAGQSTLKHRHSDVRTGFIHLAEALAYRRDTEVPLRAVIGMLKAGERCNAEAELVGKVLQGLMEVKSPYLEELLSLLMTVGTQNGTAGPVAMVISLLLQESEERAVKKEVDAKSSSEVTKSGLNSGLLVDWLEHLDPEVTSVCSDLQQKLLFALNKARGSPSYRPYLLALLTHQSNWSTLLQCISALLSKHREYKLDPSSALDFLWACSHIPRIWQGRDQKIPQKKTEKFVLRLSSEELISLVDLILSESELNSCNSPHDDKSGPDQASCSLIQSRLPLLHSYCDGALENIKKVTEYLINCTKKWEDSAMSKRCQNLLLQIYLHFPEVIQHVTLPAGTFSSGGAADGSSCKLDVLVHRLVTLLADVGDSKSAEGRVSDANLACRKLAVSHPVLLLRHLPMIAGLLHGRMHLNMQEFRQQNHMTFFSNVLTILELLQLLVFHSNHQRALQDCLLSFMKVLQNFQRSRSPLVFINKFLQFTQNYITHDAAAAVPFLQKHSDILQSLCAENPDLVQLKSLLAGLTLPVKSSSAEVTTEERDDDLSTGSLPLVNISASFSLSAADMTMYSKKMSKGEAVEDVLEVLTEVDEKSRRSPEIIQYFTNDLQRLMTSSEELSRNMAFSLALRCIQNNPSLATDFLPTFMYCMGSGNFDVVQTALRNLPEYVLLCQEHADILLHKAFLVGIYGQIDTSSVISESMKVLHMEATT, translated from the exons ATGAATCGAACAAAACCTACGACTCTGAGACGTCCCAGTACTGCTAAACCATCAG GAGATTTCATCGCTCTTGGATCTAAGAACCAGGCTGCAGAGCCCAAAGCACCCCCTGTCCTCCTGAAGCCAGCATCCACAGGTTTACCTGCTGACCGGAAGAGAGAGACCACCTCTACTCTGCCGTCCTCATCGGGTCTGTCCAACCTCTCCAAACGGTCCAAACTATCCACCACCCCTCCTGTCAGTGCTCTGGGACGCCTCGCTGATGTTGCAGCAGTGGACAAGAGGGCGATATCACCCTCAATTAAGGAGCCATCAGTAGTGCCTATTGAAG TGTCTCCAGCAGTTCTGCTAGATGAGATCGAAgctgcagagtcagagggaAACGACGATCGCATCGAGGGTTTGCTGTGTGGAGCAGTGAAACAACTGAAGATGAACAGAGCCAAACCTGATACCACACTGTACCTCAGCCTCATGTTTTTGgccaaaataaaacctaatgtCTTTGCAACTGAAGGGATTATTGAG GCTTTGTGCAGCCTGCTGCGTCGGGACGCTTCCATCAACTTTAAAGCAAAGGGCAACAGCCTGGTGTCGGTTCTGACTTGCAATCTGCTCATGGCAGCCTACGAAGAGGACGAGAACTGGCCAGAAATCTTTGTCAAA GTTTACATTGAGGACTCACTGGGTGAACGGATCTGGGTTGACAGCTCTCACTGCAAGAATTTTGTCGACAACATCCAGACTGCTTTTGGCACAAAGATGCCACCAAAGAGTATGCTGCTGCAGGCCGATACCGGCCGGTCTGCTGGAGATCTCAGTGCAG GTAACAGCCCTCATCCCTCAATCCCAGATGAAGATGACAGTCAGACTGAACTGCTGATAGCAGAAGAGAAACTAAGCCCTGAGGATGAAGGGCAGGTTATGCCAAG GTACGAGGAGCTGGCAGAGAGTGTGGAGGACTACGTGCTCGACGTCCTCAAGGATCAGTTGAACCGCAGGCAGCCGATGGACAACGTGTCTCGTAACCTGCTTCGTCTGCTCACAGCCACGTGTGGCTACAAGGAGGCACGCTACCTGGCCGTGCAGAGGCTCGAGATGTGGCTCCAGAACCCAAAG CTGACTCGACCGGCTCAGGACCTCCTCATGTCGTTATGCATGAACTGCAACACCCACGGGGCAGATGACATGGAGGTGATCTCCAGCTTGATCAAGATCCGACTGAAACCTAAAGTTCTTCTCAACCACTACATGCTGTGTGTCAG GGAGCTGCTAAATGCTCACAGAGACAACCTGGGCACAATGGTGAAGCTGGTGATCTTTAATGAGCTGTCTAATGCCAGGAACCCCAACAACATGCAGGTCCTGCACACAGTGCTGCAGCACAGCCCCGAACAAGCACCAAAG TTCTTGGCAATGGTGTTCCAGGACTTGCTCACGAATAAAGACGATTACCTCCGAGCCTCCCGAGCTTTGCTGAGAGAGATCATCAAGCAGACCAAACATGAGATCAACTtccagtcattttgttttggtttgatgcAGGAGAGAAAAGAGACCAGCTATGTGGAAATGGAGTTCAAA GAACGCTTTGTGATCCAGGTGACAGATTTGCTCACTGTCTCCATGATGCTGGGCATCACGGCTCAAGTTAAAGAAGCTGGCATCGCATGGGAcaaaggagagaagaaga ACCTGGAGGTCCTGAGGTCGTTTCAGAACCAGATTGCTTCCATCCAGAGAGACGCTGTGTGGTGGCTTCACACCGTGGTTCCTACAATCAGCAAAACCGGCGCAAAAGACTACATTCACTG CCTTCACAAAGTGCTTTTCACAGAGCAGCCCGAGACTTATTACAAGTGGGACAACTGGCCTCCAGAAAGCGACAGAaa TTTCTTCCTTCGCCTCTGTTCTGAAGTCCCGCTGCTCGAAGACACGCTGATGCGGATTCTGGTTATCGGGCTGTCGCGTGATTTGCCCCTGGGTCCGGCAGACGCCATGGAGCTCGCTGATCACCTGGTCAAAAGAGCCGCCGCGGTTCAGTCAGACG ATCTCGAGGTCCTGAAAGTGGAGAGGATCCAACTCATTGATGCGGTGCTGAATCTGTGTACATACCACCACCCCGAGAACATTCAGCTGCCAGCAGG atACCAACCACCAAATTTGGCAATTTCCACACTTTATTGGAAGGCATGGCTCTTGTTGCTGGTGGTGGCTGCCTTTAATCCTCAGAAAATAG gCTTGGCTGCTTGGGATGGCTATCCTACTCTGAAAATGCTCATGGAGATGGTTATGACAAA TAACTATACTTACCCCCCATGTACCATCACTGATGAGGACACAAAGACTGAGATGATCAACAGGGAGCTTCAGATTTCCCAAAGGGAGAAACAAGAAATCTTGGCTTTTGAGAGTCATCTGGCTGCTGCCTCCACCAAACAGACCATCACAGAGAGCAACAGCTTGCTGCTGTCTCAGCTGACCAGCCTGGATCCGCA GGGTCCACCTCGACGACCTCCTCCTCAGGTTCAGGAGCAGATCAAAAGCCTCAACCAGTCTCTGCGTCTCGGTCATCTCCTGTGTCGCAGCCGGAACCCGGACTTTCTTCTCAACATCATCCAGAGACAG GCCTCTTCTCAGTCCATGCCTTGGTTGGCTGACTTAGTTCAGTCCAGTGAGGGGTCCCTGGATGTGCTTCCTGTGCAGTGCCTGTGTGAGTTTCTTCTGCATGATGCTGCCGACGACAGCTTGCTtgttgaggatgatgaggagggAGAGAGCAAAGAGCAAAAGGCCAAGAAGAGACAa aGACAGCAAAAGCAAAGGCAGCTGCTCGGACGGCTCCAGGATCTTCTGTTGGGCCCTACAGCTGACGAACAGACAACATGTGAAGTTTTGGATTACTTCCTGCGTCGTCTCAGCTCTTCCCAAGTAGCATCACGAGTTCTGGCTATGAAG GGTTTGTCGTTGGTGCTCAGCGAAGGAGGCTTGAAAGATGGGGAGGAGCGAGACCAGCCCATGGAGGAGGACTCAGCAGATGCAGAGCTCTTGCCAGGTTACCAGTGGCTGCTGCAGGACCTCCCAAAGCTCCCTCTGTTCGACAGTGTCAGGGGGATGACGTCCACTGCTCTGCAGCAG GCCATTCACATGGAAACAGATCCACAGACGATCAGTGCCTACCTCATCTACCTTTCCCAGCATGCACCAGTGGAGGAGCAGGCTGCTCATAATGATCTTTCTCTG GACATTGCCCGGCTGATTGTGGAGCGCTCCACCATCATGaatagtttgttttctaaacacTCCAGCAGGCCTGAGTCTGATGCTGTGCTCTCTGCTTTCCTCACCATCTTTTCCACCTACAtcaggaggatgaggaagacGAAGGAGGGCGAGGATCTGTACAGCTGG tcagaatCTCAGGACCAAGTGTTTCTGCGCTGGACTACAGGAGAAACGGCTACGATGCACATTCTTGTGGTCCATGCAATGGTCATCTTGCTGACTCTGGGACCACCCAAAG gagagAGTGATTTTCACGCTCTCTTGGACATTTGGTTTCCTGAAAAGAAACCCCTGCCCACTGCCTTTCTGGTGGACACGTCAGAGGAGGCGCTTCTGCTGCCCGACTGGCTGAAACTGAGGATGATCCGATCAGAGGTCTCTCGATTAGTGGATGCAG CTTTACAAGACCTGgaacctcagcagctgctgctgtttgttcagtcTTTTGGTATTCCTGTCTCCAGCATGAGTAAACTTCTGCAGTACCTGGATCAGGCGGTCTCTCATGATCCAGAGACACTGGAGCAAAACATCATGGACAAAC ACTACATGGCTCACTTGGTTGAGGTGCAGCATGAGCGAGGTGCCACCGGGGGGCACACTTTCCACTCTTTACTCAGCtcatctcttcctcctcacagAG ATTCACTGGAAACTACTAAAGCCAAAGCTAGAGTGGAAACGCCCCACAGCTCTGTGAAGATGAGAACAGCCACTCAGCTTCCTGCCGTTGGACCTGAGGATGATCTCACTGGCATGCTGCTTCAG ATTTTCCCCCCTAAAGTAGACCCTCGCTGGCACGGCCCTCCCCCCAGCCAGCTGGCCCTGGCCCTGCAGCAGTCCTTGGCTAAAGAACTGATGCGAGCCAAGCAAAGCCAGATTCAACAGGGGGGTCTGGCCTTCCGCCTGCTGCAGGCTATCACTGCCCTGCTCACCTCTACCCACGCAGGGCCCATTGTCATGGCAATGCACCGCAGCCATGCACTCTCCTGCCCTCTGATGCGTCAGCTTCACCTCTACCAG cgtcTTGTATCCCAGGATGTTGCTTTCTCCTCCCTGTTCCTCAAAGTCATTGTTGAGATGTTAATGTGGTTAGACAACCCAACCGTGGAGGTGTCACCGCTGAAGACGCTGCTCAAATCCTTTGCTGGTCAGAGCACtctcaaacacagacacagtgaTG TGCGTACAGGTTTCATCCACCTGGCTGAGGCTTTGGCGTATCGCAGAGACACTGAGGTCCCACTGAGAGCTGTGATAGGGATGCTTAAAGCTGGAGAGAGATGCAATGCTGAAGCTGAGCTCGTTGGCAAAG tgttacaAGGCCTGATGGAGGTGAAGTCACCGTATTTGGAGGAGCTCCTGTCGCTGCTGATGACTGTCGGTACCCAGAACGGGACAGCCGGCCCCGTTGCCATGGTGATATCCTTGCTCCTTCAGGAAAGCGAGGAGCGAGCAGTAAAGAAGGAGGTGGATGCGAAGAG TAGCTCTGAGGTGACAAAGTCAGGCCTGAACTCTGGTCTGCTGGTTGATTGGCTGGAGCACCTTGACCCTGAGGTTACCTCAGTTTGCTCAGACCTTCAGCAGAAGCTGCTGTTTGCCCTCAACAAG gcGCGGGGCTCCCCGTCCTACAGACCTTATCTTTTGGCTTTGCTCACGCATCAGTCCAACTGGTCCACGCTGCTGCAGTGTATCAGCGCTCTTCTCAGCAAGCACAGAGAATACAA ACTCGATCCATCATCAGCTCTGGACTTCCTGTGGGCGTGCAGCCACATCCCTCGTATCTGGCAAGGACGAGACCAGAAGATCCCCCAG aagaaaacagagaaatttgTTCTGCGACTGAGCTCGGAGGAGCTCATCAGCCTGGTGGATCTGATCTTGTCAGAGTCGGAGCTCAACAGTTGTAACTCCCCCCACGATGATAAAAGCGGCCCGGACCAGGCTTCCTGTTCCCTCATCCAGTCCAGACTGCCCCTCCTTCACTCGTACTGTGATGGAGCTCTGGAAAACATCAAGAAAGTAACAGAATACCTCATCAACTGCACAAAGAAGTGGGAGGACAG TGCAATGAGCAAGCGGTGCcagaacctgctgctgcagatttatCTGCACTTTCCGGAGGTCATCCAGCACGTTACCCTGCCTGCGGGCACTTTCAGCAGCGGAGGGGCTGCAGATGGCAGCAGCTGCAAG CTTGACGTCCTGGTCCATCGCCTTGTCACTCTGCTCGCTGATGTCGGAGACTCGAAGTCTGCTGAGGGTCGTGTGTCTGACGCCAACCTTGCCTGTAGGAAGTTGGCTGTGTCGCATCCAGTCCTCCTACTcag ACACTTGCCCATGATCGCAGGGCTCCTTCACGGCCGCATGCACCTCAACATGCAAGAGTTTCGGCAGCAAAACCACATGACGTTCTTTAGCAACGTGCTCACCatcctggagctgctgcagcttcttgtTTTCCACAGCAACCACCAGAGGGCGCTTCAGGACTGCCTCTTGTCCTTTATGAAAGTCCTTCAG AACTTTCAGAGGAGCCGTTCTCCGCTGGTCTTTATTAACAAGTTTCTGCAGTTCACACAGAACTACATAACGCATGACGCAGCGGCGGCCGTGCCTTTTCTACAGAAACATTctgacattttaca GAGTTTGTGCGCAGAAAATCCAGACCTGGTTCAGTTGAAATCTCTGCTTGCCGGACTCACTTTGCCCGTAAAAAGCTCTTCTGCAGAGGTTACAACAGAGGAGAGAGACG aTGACTTGTCGACTGGTTCTCTGCCTCTGGTCAACATATCGGCCTCATTCTCTCTGAGTGCTGCAGATATGACGATGTACTCAAAGAAGATGTCTAAAGGAGAGGCCGTGGAGG ATGTGTTGGAAGTGTTGACAGAAGTGGATGAGAAGTCAAGGAGGAGCCCAGAAATCATACAGTACTTCACC aatgATCTGCAGAGACTCATGACTTCGTCTGAGGAGCTGAGTCGGAACATGGCCTTCAGTTTGGCTCTGCGCTGCATCCAGAATAATCCCAG CCTGGCGACAGACTTCCTGCCAACGTTCATGTACTGTATGGGGAGTGGGAACTTCGACGTGGTGCAGACTGCTCTAAGAAATCTCCCAGAATATGTACTGCTGTGTCAGG agcATGCCGACATCTTGCTCCACAAGGCGTTTTTGGTTGGTATCTACGGACAAATCGACACCAGTTCAGTGATCTCAGAGTCCATGAAAGTTCTTCATATGGAAGCAACAACATGA